One bacterium genomic window carries:
- a CDS encoding prepilin-type N-terminal cleavage/methylation domain-containing protein, whose translation MNRKLLNRQGFTLIEIVIAVAIVAIFAAALSPMVFRHLEDAKLAKAENEAEVIAAAVLSYYKDTGTWPYTNVNGPSGNGVARVTSSTSVATGTGAGHGQNAGRWGTYGTTKPLGDYLYYNNPDDDSSLTGNGADQNNQDWPTTGQQSWRGPYIDRYDFNDPWGNAYVINVRYAPGGGYNGTLRHKVLVLSPGPNGTWETAFADGTVEEILGDDIGSVVTIR comes from the coding sequence ATGAACCGCAAGCTCCTGAATCGGCAAGGCTTTACGCTGATCGAAATCGTGATCGCCGTGGCCATCGTCGCCATCTTCGCCGCCGCGCTCAGCCCCATGGTGTTCCGTCACCTCGAGGACGCGAAGCTCGCCAAGGCGGAGAACGAGGCCGAGGTCATCGCGGCCGCGGTCCTCAGCTACTACAAGGACACGGGTACCTGGCCGTACACCAACGTCAACGGCCCGTCCGGCAACGGCGTCGCGCGGGTGACGAGCAGCACCAGCGTCGCCACCGGCACCGGCGCCGGTCACGGCCAGAACGCCGGCCGCTGGGGCACCTACGGCACGACCAAGCCCCTCGGCGACTACCTCTACTACAACAACCCGGACGACGACTCGTCGCTGACCGGCAACGGCGCCGACCAGAACAACCAGGACTGGCCGACCACCGGCCAGCAGTCGTGGCGCGGTCCCTACATCGACCGCTACGACTTCAACGATCCCTGGGGCAACGCCTACGTGATCAACGTCCGCTACGCGCCCGGCGGCGGCTACAACGGCACCCTCCGCCACAAGGTGCTCGTGCTCAGCCCGGGCCCCAACGGCACCTGGGAGACCGCCTTCGCCGACGGGACCGTCGAGGAGATCCTCGGCGACGACATCGGCTCGGTGGTGACGATCCGCTAG
- a CDS encoding SDR family NAD(P)-dependent oxidoreductase, whose protein sequence is MLKSRIVMITGASAGIGEACAHAFAREGARLILAARRRERLEGLAATLATAHGTETHLLELDVREREQVDAAVAGLPAAWAEIDVLVNNAGLSRGLDKVQEGKFLDWEEMIDTNVKGLLWVSRAVMPGMVARDRGHVINIGSVAGRQVYPGGNVYCATKHAVRALTQGMRIDLLGTLVKASSVDPGLVETEFSEVRFRGDTARAGQTYRNFPPLTAVDIAEAVLFCATRPPHVNIQDMLIMPQDQAAVYASHPRGID, encoded by the coding sequence ATGCTGAAATCCCGCATCGTGATGATCACCGGGGCCAGCGCCGGCATCGGCGAGGCCTGCGCCCACGCCTTCGCCCGCGAGGGGGCGCGGCTCATCCTGGCCGCCCGCCGCCGCGAGCGCCTCGAGGGCCTGGCGGCCACACTGGCCACGGCCCACGGCACCGAGACCCACCTGCTCGAGCTCGACGTGCGCGAGCGCGAGCAGGTCGACGCCGCGGTGGCCGGCCTGCCGGCGGCCTGGGCGGAGATCGACGTCCTCGTCAACAACGCGGGCCTGAGCCGGGGCCTCGACAAGGTCCAGGAGGGGAAGTTCCTCGACTGGGAGGAGATGATCGACACCAACGTGAAGGGCCTGCTGTGGGTGAGCCGCGCGGTGATGCCCGGCATGGTCGCCCGCGACCGCGGCCACGTCATCAACATCGGCTCGGTGGCGGGGCGCCAGGTCTACCCCGGCGGCAACGTCTACTGCGCCACCAAGCACGCGGTGCGGGCCCTCACCCAGGGCATGCGCATCGACCTGCTCGGCACCCTGGTCAAGGCGTCGTCGGTCGATCCCGGCCTGGTGGAAACCGAGTTCAGCGAGGTGCGCTTCCGCGGCGACACCGCGCGCGCCGGCCAGACGTACCGGAACTTCCCGCCCCTGACCGCCGTGGACATCGCCGAGGCGGTGCTCTTCTGCGCCACGCGGCCGCCCCACGTGAACATCCAGGACATGCTCATCATGCCCCAGGACCAGGCGGCGGTGTACGCGTCGCATCCGCGGGGCATCGACTGA
- a CDS encoding SRPBCC family protein — MKPVLRLILIGVVLATLVVVAVGFLLPREYTVERRVTINAAPERIHALVGDLDAWPDWTPWAKSDPTMAITYGELRSGVGAHQSWSGDSGGGELTFTRSEPEWGIAYDMAFDGGKYPSRSTIVYNRAGSATEVVWTMVGDNGANPFNRYFGLMMDPMVGPMFEDGLNRLKLVAEKQDDAREPEPAPDAGAAN, encoded by the coding sequence ATGAAACCCGTGCTCAGACTGATCCTGATCGGGGTTGTGCTGGCGACCCTCGTGGTCGTGGCGGTGGGCTTCCTGCTGCCGCGCGAGTACACCGTCGAGCGCCGCGTGACCATCAACGCGGCGCCCGAGCGCATCCACGCCCTCGTGGGAGATCTCGACGCCTGGCCCGACTGGACACCCTGGGCCAAGTCCGATCCGACCATGGCGATCACCTACGGCGAGCTCCGCAGCGGCGTGGGCGCGCACCAGAGCTGGAGCGGCGACAGCGGCGGGGGCGAACTCACCTTCACCCGCAGCGAACCCGAGTGGGGCATCGCCTACGACATGGCCTTCGACGGCGGCAAGTACCCGTCGCGGAGCACCATCGTCTACAACCGGGCCGGCAGCGCCACCGAGGTCGTCTGGACCATGGTCGGCGACAACGGGGCCAACCCCTTCAACCGCTACTTCGGCCTCATGATGGACCCGATGGTCGGGCCCATGTTCGAGGACGGCCTGAACCGCCTGAAGCTCGTGGCCGAGAAGCAGGACGACGCCCGCGAGCCGGAACCGGCACCGGACGCGGGCGCCGCCAACTGA
- a CDS encoding S9 family peptidase has product MLAMDRLGDPQVSPDGKWVAYTVSTPDVEANRSRSDIWLTSVDGATTKRLTADPAGDFNPRWCQNGTLFFLSTRGGSSQVWNIDPMGGEARQITDLALDVANLEVVPALQGFLFSLEVYPGMTVAETVARDEEKAAAKHTGRTYDELMFRHWDTWEDGKRSHLFYLKGEDAMAGGEPVDLMKDLDADVPTRPWGGMEEVAVSPDAGEVVFTAKILPGSEPAWSTDYDLYAVPVDGSGTIRCLTEANQAWDTEPLFTPDGRTLCYLAMDRPGFEADRYHIELMDWATGASRRIDFTFEGLKLSPHGLKFSGNGKTIYAHAGYLGQRSLFRIDVASGKAALVQKMGRNSNISLLAGRLLFAHQNLQSPTELYTIKPDGKGLQQITDFNGEKLARTLMGEPEQFTFTGWNNETVYAYVVKPYDWTAAKAAAGQKWPVAFLVHGGPQGSFGNDFHYRWNPQAYVGAGFTTVAVDFHGSTGYGQPFTDAISGHWGDRPLEDLEKGLAAALAKYDWMDGGNVVAAGASYGGYMINWMHGQEFSRHFKAFVNHDGNLDEQMAYFDTEELWFPEWEHGGTPWSEGNGYGKHNPIDYVQNWHVPTLVVHGALDYRVVDTQGLSTFTALRRQGIPARLLYFPDENHWVLKPRNSIQWHEEVMAWLTRWLD; this is encoded by the coding sequence ATGCTGGCCATGGACCGCCTCGGCGACCCCCAGGTCTCGCCCGACGGCAAGTGGGTCGCCTACACCGTGAGCACCCCCGACGTCGAGGCCAACCGCTCGCGCAGCGACATCTGGCTGACCAGCGTCGACGGCGCCACCACCAAGCGCCTGACGGCCGATCCGGCCGGCGATTTCAACCCGCGCTGGTGCCAGAACGGCACCCTGTTCTTCCTCTCGACCCGCGGCGGCTCTTCGCAGGTCTGGAACATCGACCCCATGGGCGGCGAGGCGCGCCAGATCACCGACCTGGCCCTCGACGTGGCGAACCTCGAGGTCGTGCCGGCGCTGCAGGGCTTCCTGTTCTCGCTGGAGGTCTACCCCGGCATGACCGTCGCCGAGACCGTCGCCCGCGACGAGGAGAAGGCGGCCGCGAAGCACACCGGCCGGACCTACGACGAGCTCATGTTCCGCCACTGGGACACCTGGGAGGACGGCAAGCGCTCGCACCTCTTCTACCTGAAGGGCGAGGACGCCATGGCCGGCGGCGAGCCCGTCGACCTGATGAAGGACCTCGACGCCGACGTGCCCACCCGCCCCTGGGGCGGCATGGAGGAAGTGGCCGTCTCGCCGGACGCCGGCGAGGTGGTCTTCACCGCCAAGATCCTGCCCGGCAGCGAGCCCGCCTGGAGCACCGACTACGACCTGTACGCCGTGCCCGTCGACGGCAGCGGCACCATCCGCTGCCTGACCGAGGCCAACCAGGCCTGGGACACCGAGCCGCTCTTCACCCCCGACGGCAGGACCCTGTGCTACCTGGCCATGGACCGGCCCGGCTTCGAGGCCGATCGCTACCACATCGAGCTCATGGACTGGGCCACCGGCGCCAGCCGCCGCATCGACTTCACCTTCGAGGGCCTGAAGCTCAGCCCCCACGGCCTGAAGTTCAGCGGCAACGGCAAGACCATCTACGCCCACGCCGGCTACCTGGGCCAACGCTCGCTCTTCAGGATCGATGTCGCCTCGGGCAAGGCCGCCCTCGTGCAGAAGATGGGCCGCAACTCGAACATCAGCCTGCTCGCCGGCCGCCTGCTCTTCGCCCACCAGAACCTGCAGTCGCCCACCGAGCTCTACACCATCAAGCCCGACGGCAAGGGCCTGCAGCAGATCACCGACTTCAACGGCGAGAAGCTGGCGCGCACGCTCATGGGCGAGCCCGAGCAGTTCACCTTCACCGGCTGGAACAACGAGACGGTGTACGCCTACGTGGTGAAGCCCTACGACTGGACCGCCGCGAAGGCCGCCGCCGGGCAGAAGTGGCCCGTGGCCTTCCTGGTCCACGGCGGCCCCCAGGGCAGCTTCGGCAACGACTTCCACTACCGCTGGAATCCCCAGGCCTACGTGGGCGCCGGCTTCACCACCGTGGCCGTCGACTTCCACGGTTCGACGGGCTACGGCCAGCCGTTCACCGACGCCATCAGCGGCCACTGGGGCGACCGGCCCCTCGAGGATCTCGAGAAGGGTCTGGCCGCCGCCCTCGCGAAGTACGACTGGATGGACGGTGGCAACGTCGTCGCCGCCGGGGCCAGCTACGGCGGCTACATGATCAACTGGATGCACGGCCAGGAATTCAGTCGCCACTTCAAGGCCTTCGTGAACCACGACGGCAACCTCGACGAGCAGATGGCCTACTTCGACACCGAGGAGCTGTGGTTCCCCGAGTGGGAGCACGGCGGCACGCCCTGGTCCGAGGGGAACGGGTACGGCAAGCACAACCCCATCGACTACGTGCAGAACTGGCACGTGCCGACCCTCGTCGTGCACGGCGCCCTGGACTACCGCGTGGTCGACACGCAGGGCCTGAGCACCTTCACGGCGCTGCGGCGCCAGGGCATCCCGGCGCGGCTGCTCTACTTCCCGGACGAGAACCACTGGGTGCTGAAGCCCCGGAACTCGATCCAGTGGCACGAGGAAGTCATGGCCTGGCTCACGCGCTGGCTCGACTAG
- a CDS encoding PepSY domain-containing protein gives MKISRLMLSSHQGLGLLVGLQVVLWITGGFVMSALPLEKVRGEDWVAAPDPAGLPDGAPALQAPDALARELGLDGLTGARLTTWLDRPVYILESAGGPVLADAVAGTRLSPLAAEMAREVARRDYAGPGAVAGVREQTEPLIEIRGRELPLWRVDFDDSRHTTVYVSPHTGQVVARRNTVWRVYDVFWMLHIMDYGGRDDFNHPLLVGAAVVAWLLAVSGAWLVVLWLRRRSRRRRGARGS, from the coding sequence ATGAAAATCTCGCGCCTCATGCTTTCTTCACACCAGGGTCTCGGCCTGCTGGTGGGCCTGCAGGTCGTCTTGTGGATCACCGGCGGCTTCGTCATGAGCGCCCTGCCCCTGGAGAAGGTGCGCGGCGAGGACTGGGTGGCCGCCCCGGACCCCGCCGGACTGCCGGACGGCGCCCCCGCCCTGCAGGCCCCCGACGCCCTGGCCCGCGAACTCGGACTCGACGGCCTGACGGGCGCCCGCCTGACCACCTGGCTCGACCGGCCGGTCTACATCCTGGAGTCCGCCGGCGGCCCGGTCCTGGCCGACGCCGTCGCCGGCACGCGGCTGTCGCCCCTGGCGGCCGAGATGGCCCGCGAGGTCGCCCGGCGGGACTACGCCGGACCGGGCGCCGTCGCCGGGGTGCGCGAGCAGACCGAGCCGCTCATCGAGATCCGGGGCCGCGAGCTGCCCCTGTGGCGGGTCGACTTCGACGACTCCCGGCACACGACGGTGTACGTCTCGCCGCACACGGGTCAGGTCGTGGCCCGGCGCAACACCGTCTGGCGGGTGTACGACGTGTTCTGGATGCTCCACATCATGGACTACGGCGGCCGCGACGACTTCAACCACCCCCTGCTCGTGGGCGCGGCGGTGGTGGCGTGGCTGCTCGCCGTGTCGGGGGCCTGGCTGGTGGTGCTGTGGCTGCGGCGGCGGTCGCGGCGGCGACGCGGCGCGCGCGGGAGCTGA
- a CDS encoding BamA/TamA family outer membrane protein, with translation MRGNVRNGVRRRRIGAAAVVAGLLLGAGAGAVRSQEQAGPAAREGTVAAAIDSARASGSTVYLPVLGSTPDTGFMFGAVALRFFYPDHDAPDPRPSVFSPTFVYTARSQMLIYLGVDLVWDANRNELEFVPSYIDFPDSYFGIGRDADPDADEVTYDGRSVAADLRFARAVRGDWRLGLDGRAVRQETGNFSPAGASSLGGLAGTGTSTLVKLGPSLALDSRDNTWSPRRGLWLHGVWRFAGKALGSDYALDEVVVDLRGYRSLGPDLILAGQTLLTRQTGAVPFWALPRLGGDEGLRGYRGALYRDRTCALARAELRRDALWGRLGGVVFAGVGDVAPDPSALTLAGRLWTVGGGLRFMIDTRERVNIRADVGFGNGDAGFFLSLGEAF, from the coding sequence ATGCGGGGCAACGTCCGGAACGGTGTGCGGCGCCGGCGGATCGGCGCGGCGGCGGTGGTCGCCGGGCTGCTGCTGGGCGCGGGAGCCGGGGCCGTTCGCAGCCAGGAACAGGCCGGGCCCGCGGCCCGCGAGGGCACCGTCGCGGCGGCCATCGACTCGGCGCGCGCCTCGGGCAGCACCGTCTACCTGCCGGTCCTGGGTTCGACCCCGGACACGGGCTTCATGTTCGGCGCGGTGGCCCTGCGCTTCTTCTATCCCGACCACGACGCGCCCGACCCGCGCCCCTCGGTCTTCAGCCCGACCTTCGTCTACACGGCCAGGAGCCAGATGCTGATCTACCTGGGCGTGGACCTGGTCTGGGACGCCAACCGCAACGAGTTGGAGTTCGTGCCGTCGTACATCGACTTCCCGGACAGCTACTTCGGCATCGGCCGCGACGCCGATCCCGACGCCGACGAGGTCACCTACGACGGCCGCTCCGTGGCCGCCGACCTGCGCTTCGCCCGCGCGGTGCGGGGCGACTGGCGTCTGGGCCTGGACGGGCGGGCGGTGCGGCAGGAAACGGGCAACTTCTCGCCCGCGGGGGCGTCGTCCCTCGGTGGGCTCGCCGGCACCGGCACCTCGACCCTGGTCAAGCTGGGCCCGTCGCTGGCCCTGGACAGCCGCGACAACACGTGGTCGCCGCGGCGCGGCCTGTGGCTGCACGGCGTGTGGCGCTTCGCGGGCAAGGCTCTCGGCAGCGACTACGCCCTGGACGAAGTGGTGGTCGACCTGCGCGGGTACCGGTCCCTCGGGCCGGATCTCATCCTCGCCGGCCAGACCCTGCTGACGCGCCAGACCGGGGCGGTGCCTTTCTGGGCTCTGCCCCGCCTGGGCGGCGACGAGGGCCTGCGCGGCTACCGCGGCGCCCTGTACCGCGACCGCACGTGCGCCCTGGCGCGGGCCGAACTGCGCCGCGACGCCCTGTGGGGACGACTCGGCGGCGTGGTGTTCGCGGGCGTGGGCGACGTGGCGCCCGATCCGTCGGCGCTGACCCTGGCCGGCCGCCTGTGGACGGTGGGCGGCGGCCTCCGCTTCATGATCGACACCCGCGAGCGGGTGAACATCCGGGCCGACGTCGGCTTCGGCAACGGCGACGCCGGCTTCTTCCTTTCCCTCGGTGAGGCCTTCTAG
- a CDS encoding hemolysin III family protein, which translates to MSERLEHAKFSTGEEIAHAVTHGLGVLGSIAGLVLLIVRAAPAHDARLMVAVTVFGAAMVILYTASTMYHALTAQRAKFVFELLDHAAIYLLIGGTYTPFLLVSLGGGWGWSLFGVVWGLAVMGIIYEVVFRRPWRWVSLGFYLVLGWLAVIATQPFSRALPREGLYLLGAGGLAYTLGAVFYAWRAFPYHHAVWHVFVLAGTAFHFFCVLRFVIPA; encoded by the coding sequence ATGAGCGAGAGACTCGAACACGCCAAGTTCTCCACCGGCGAGGAGATCGCCCACGCCGTCACCCACGGCCTGGGCGTGCTGGGCAGCATCGCCGGCCTGGTGCTGCTGATCGTGCGGGCGGCGCCGGCCCACGACGCGCGGCTGATGGTGGCGGTGACGGTCTTCGGCGCCGCCATGGTCATCCTCTACACCGCCTCGACCATGTACCACGCCCTGACGGCCCAGCGGGCGAAGTTCGTCTTCGAGCTGCTCGACCACGCCGCCATCTACCTGCTCATCGGCGGCACGTACACGCCCTTCCTGCTCGTGAGCCTGGGGGGCGGTTGGGGGTGGTCCCTGTTCGGCGTCGTCTGGGGACTGGCCGTGATGGGCATCATCTACGAGGTGGTGTTCCGGCGCCCGTGGCGCTGGGTCTCGCTGGGCTTCTACCTCGTCCTGGGCTGGCTGGCGGTGATCGCGACGCAGCCCTTCAGCCGGGCGCTGCCGCGGGAGGGGCTCTACCTGCTGGGCGCGGGCGGCCTGGCCTACACCCTCGGCGCGGTGTTCTACGCCTGGCGGGCGTTCCCCTACCACCACGCGGTGTGGCACGTGTTCGTGCTGGCCGGGACGGCGTTCCATTTCTTCTGCGTGCTGCGCTTCGTGATCCCTGCCTGA